A genome region from Tolypothrix sp. PCC 7712 includes the following:
- the xseB gene encoding exodeoxyribonuclease VII small subunit — protein sequence MIKRKNPANSDALTGWNYEDKVAEIEQIITRIETGELELEEVFAQFTNAVENLRQCENFLQQRQQQVDLLIETLNDE from the coding sequence ATGATTAAACGTAAGAACCCTGCTAATTCTGATGCCCTCACAGGTTGGAATTATGAGGATAAAGTGGCTGAAATCGAACAAATTATTACTCGTATTGAGACAGGCGAGTTGGAATTAGAAGAAGTATTTGCACAATTTACAAATGCTGTAGAAAATTTGCGCCAATGCGAGAATTTTTTGCAGCAGCGTCAGCAGCAAGTCGATTTGTTAATTGAAACTTTGAATGATGAGTAA
- the xseA gene encoding exodeoxyribonuclease VII large subunit has product MTSDFVNSLIPDTALSVAGLTDYIRLLLEQDHQLRQVWVTGEVSSANHHRSGLFFTLQDPDGTAGIKCVAWNSQLAKLAQIPIPGEQLIILGSLRVYPQRGEYQLSVWQALPAGEGLQALRYQQLKNRLLSEGLFDPERKRSLPSHPQTIAVITSPTAAAWGDIQRTLKQRYPGLQVLFSPATVQGEQAPESIVKAIERVERDGRAEVLILSRGGGAVEELACFNDERVVRSLANCSIPVITGIGHQRDESLADLVADVCVHTPTAAAELVVPALAELYTQHRQRVEALQEAVLYSTQAAEHKLRVLQNRLQHLRLDRQLQQEKQRLAWKHQQLVQVTKRRSQQASQHLEMLRQKLATLDPKAVLQRGYAVVRQENGAIARTAADLAVGDELLIQLGQGEVKVKVKEVKD; this is encoded by the coding sequence ATGACTTCCGATTTTGTCAACTCTTTAATTCCTGATACTGCACTTTCGGTAGCTGGGTTAACTGACTACATCCGCTTGCTGTTGGAACAAGATCATCAACTGCGACAAGTTTGGGTAACAGGAGAAGTTTCCAGCGCTAATCACCATCGCAGTGGTTTATTTTTCACCTTGCAAGATCCCGATGGTACAGCTGGAATTAAATGTGTAGCGTGGAATAGCCAATTGGCAAAACTGGCGCAAATCCCTATTCCTGGTGAGCAGTTAATTATTTTAGGTAGTCTCAGAGTTTATCCTCAAAGGGGAGAATATCAGCTATCTGTTTGGCAAGCTTTACCTGCTGGTGAAGGTTTACAGGCTTTGCGTTACCAACAGTTAAAAAACCGCTTGCTATCTGAGGGGTTGTTTGATCCCGAAAGAAAGCGATCGCTTCCTTCTCATCCCCAAACCATCGCTGTGATCACTTCACCAACGGCTGCGGCTTGGGGTGATATTCAAAGAACCCTAAAACAACGGTATCCAGGGTTACAGGTTTTATTTTCTCCGGCGACAGTACAGGGGGAGCAAGCACCAGAATCGATAGTGAAAGCTATTGAACGCGTAGAACGGGATGGGCGAGCCGAGGTGCTAATTTTGTCACGGGGAGGCGGCGCAGTTGAGGAATTAGCTTGCTTTAACGATGAACGAGTCGTGCGATCGCTAGCTAATTGTTCTATACCAGTAATTACTGGCATTGGTCATCAACGAGATGAATCTTTGGCAGATTTAGTTGCAGATGTATGCGTCCATACTCCCACTGCTGCGGCAGAACTGGTTGTGCCAGCCCTGGCGGAATTGTATACTCAACATCGGCAACGAGTGGAAGCTTTACAAGAGGCGGTACTTTACTCTACACAAGCTGCTGAACACAAGCTGCGAGTATTGCAAAATCGGCTGCAACATTTACGCTTAGATCGGCAATTACAACAAGAAAAGCAAAGACTAGCTTGGAAGCATCAGCAATTAGTGCAAGTCACAAAAAGGCGATCGCAACAAGCCAGCCAACATCTAGAAATGTTAAGGCAAAAATTAGCTACTCTCGACCCGAAAGCCGTATTACAGCGTGGTTACGCCGTAGTCAGACAAGAAAATGGTGCGATCGCTCGAACTGCTGCAGATTTAGCTGTGGGTGATGAGTTATTGATTCAATTGGGACAGGGAGAAGTTAAAGTGAAAGTGAAAGAAGTAAAAGATTAG